The Methanoregula boonei 6A8 genome has a window encoding:
- a CDS encoding EB domain-containing protein, which translates to MGESPKKNTDLMCIFSILFLFVIVIFTAGCTSNVTNNQYPAQSDNATPAYTQAYGVTTTPEWLRDQNIETAKTIVEEYHKTHTYSLPDMFVCAQMSQDVWDMVETRGINATIEVGSVDQNISSIQEADHAWVLAEVSPGEWIAVETTAGYLVCADPGICAVDNPRYYTGWSFNTPKALQDYLNNPPCSAGYVLGSDNLCHQSCGGSAYCTGNSVCVNGQCRGCNSGYVFGQDLQCHPACGGNNTYCTGNSSCVNGECNG; encoded by the coding sequence ATGGGAGAATCTCCAAAAAAAAATACAGATCTGATGTGTATTTTTAGTATCCTCTTTCTCTTCGTAATAGTAATTTTTACCGCCGGTTGTACCAGTAATGTAACGAATAACCAATATCCGGCCCAATCCGATAATGCCACTCCAGCGTATACTCAAGCGTATGGTGTAACTACCACTCCTGAATGGTTACGGGATCAAAATATAGAAACGGCCAAAACCATTGTTGAGGAATATCATAAAACCCACACGTACAGTCTGCCCGATATGTTTGTGTGTGCCCAGATGTCACAGGATGTCTGGGATATGGTAGAAACCCGGGGAATAAATGCAACTATCGAAGTAGGAAGTGTTGACCAGAATATCAGTTCAATCCAGGAAGCAGATCACGCATGGGTATTAGCGGAAGTATCACCCGGTGAATGGATTGCAGTGGAGACCACAGCAGGATATCTTGTATGCGCAGATCCCGGCATTTGTGCTGTTGATAATCCACGATATTACACCGGATGGAGTTTCAATACCCCAAAAGCCTTGCAGGACTATCTGAATAATCCTCCCTGTTCAGCCGGATATGTTCTTGGAAGCGATAATCTGTGTCACCAGTCCTGCGGAGGAAGTGCGTATTGTACAGGAAACAGCGTTTGTGTCAACGGGCAATGCCGTGGATGCAATTCCGGGTATGTTTTCGGGCAGGATTTACAGTGTCACCCGGCGTGTGGCGGGAACAATACGTACTGCACCGGTAACAGCTCCTGTGTCAATGGGGAATGTAACGGCTGA
- a CDS encoding hybrid sensor histidine kinase/response regulator encodes MISVLYVDDDSDLLDTGKSYLEQTQEFAVVTASSGSAALELIRSNGIQAIVSDYQMPDMDGIALLQQIRAMNNNIPFIMFTGKGREEIAVKSFENGADFYLQKGGDPESLFAELMHKIKVAVEHRQADAQVTAVNRLYAVLSATNKAILHFHDKSKLLDEICRIVVADGGITMAWAGFVNEEKHLIKNVGTSGRIDGVPDAIALSTDDAPAGKNPTETAFHTGTVYVCNDIKSDPAIAPWQKEALGRGYRSLAAFPFALNTRNAGVITYYASKPGFFNDRIIRLLEDQSGDISFALETLDHEEQRTAAKHELEESELRYRRLFEAAQDAILILDGETGEIIDANKFILDMMGYPLEYFVGKNLWELGFLKNKSFAIETFTKLKTEGYIRYEDLPMETRQGKAISVEFVSNVYLVGDKRIIQCNIRNVTERKRAEDALALASRKLSLMSTITRHDIMNQLMVLSGSLDLAQKSAKEPQRTVHMNRAKKAANTIQRQIEFTKEYEDLGSKAPAWQSLSGVVHSAESQLAPNPIILEISDDSLEIYADTLLEKVFYNLFDNTRKYGGAVTRISISHHPAVSGLIITIADNGIGISVEDKQRLFERGFGKNTGLGLFLSQEILSITGISISETGTPGKGAQFEILVPEEAFRFKKEPAPS; translated from the coding sequence ATGATTTCTGTTCTCTACGTAGATGATGATTCTGACCTCCTTGACACAGGCAAATCATATCTTGAGCAGACACAGGAATTTGCCGTGGTCACCGCATCATCGGGTTCTGCTGCACTCGAACTGATTAGATCCAACGGGATCCAGGCCATCGTCTCCGATTACCAGATGCCGGATATGGATGGCATCGCATTGTTACAGCAGATCCGGGCGATGAATAACAATATCCCGTTTATCATGTTTACCGGTAAAGGCAGGGAAGAAATTGCGGTCAAATCCTTTGAAAACGGTGCTGACTTTTATCTCCAGAAAGGAGGAGACCCTGAATCCCTGTTTGCCGAGCTTATGCACAAGATCAAGGTGGCCGTCGAGCACCGCCAGGCTGATGCACAGGTTACCGCCGTAAACAGGCTCTATGCGGTGCTATCCGCCACCAACAAGGCAATCCTTCATTTTCATGATAAATCAAAATTACTCGACGAGATCTGCCGGATTGTTGTTGCCGACGGCGGCATAACAATGGCATGGGCCGGATTTGTTAATGAAGAAAAACATCTCATCAAAAACGTTGGAACATCCGGCAGGATTGACGGCGTCCCCGATGCGATCGCACTATCCACTGATGACGCTCCCGCAGGGAAGAATCCCACCGAAACTGCATTCCATACGGGAACCGTTTATGTCTGTAACGATATAAAAAGCGATCCGGCGATTGCACCATGGCAGAAAGAGGCACTTGGACGAGGCTATCGTTCACTTGCCGCGTTCCCATTCGCGCTTAATACCCGGAATGCAGGGGTCATTACATACTATGCTTCAAAACCGGGATTTTTTAATGATCGGATCATCCGGCTTCTCGAAGATCAGTCCGGGGATATCTCGTTTGCGCTCGAAACACTTGATCACGAAGAGCAACGAACAGCCGCCAAACATGAACTGGAAGAATCAGAACTCAGGTATCGCCGGCTGTTTGAAGCTGCACAGGACGCGATCCTTATCCTCGACGGAGAGACCGGCGAAATTATCGACGCGAATAAATTCATTCTCGACATGATGGGCTACCCGCTGGAGTATTTCGTTGGCAAGAATCTCTGGGAACTGGGATTTCTCAAAAACAAATCCTTTGCAATAGAGACGTTTACGAAGTTGAAAACCGAGGGGTATATCCGGTACGAAGATCTGCCCATGGAGACCCGGCAGGGTAAAGCTATCAGTGTGGAGTTTGTCAGCAATGTCTATCTTGTAGGGGACAAGAGGATTATCCAGTGCAATATCAGGAATGTCACTGAACGAAAACGTGCTGAAGATGCACTCGCTCTTGCCAGCAGGAAATTGAGCCTGATGTCAACGATTACCCGCCATGATATCATGAACCAGCTCATGGTGCTCTCCGGTTCCCTTGACCTCGCACAAAAATCCGCAAAAGAACCCCAAAGAACAGTCCATATGAACCGGGCGAAAAAAGCGGCAAACACTATTCAGCGCCAGATCGAATTTACCAAGGAATATGAGGATCTCGGAAGCAAGGCACCGGCGTGGCAGAGTTTATCCGGGGTTGTCCATTCCGCTGAATCACAGTTGGCCCCTAATCCCATTATCCTTGAAATTTCCGACGACTCCCTTGAAATATACGCCGACACGCTCCTTGAAAAGGTCTTTTACAACCTTTTTGATAATACCCGGAAATACGGGGGCGCAGTAACACGCATAAGTATATCCCACCATCCAGCCGTTAGCGGGCTCATTATCACCATTGCGGATAATGGGATCGGAATATCTGTCGAAGATAAACAGCGCCTGTTCGAACGCGGCTTTGGGAAAAATACCGGCCTTGGCCTTTTCCTTTCCCAGGAGATCCTCTCAATTACCGGCATTTCCATAAGTGAGACCGGAACCCCGGGCAAAGGTGCACAATTTGAGATCCTGGTACCGGAAGAAGCATTCCGGTTTAAGAAAGAACCGGCACCATCATAA